GCACTTCAGCGAGGAGGCGCTGCGCCACCTGGCGCTGACCCCCTACCCGTGGCCGGGCAATATCCGGGAACTGCGCAATGTCCTGCAGCAGGTGGGCGCCCTGCTGCCGCGGCCGGAGATCCGGTGGGACGACTTTCCCGCCGTCATCCGAACGACTCGCGCGGCGGATCCCACACCAGGGCGCCCGGATACCGCCGGGTACCTGGCCCAGGCCGAACGCCAGCTCATCTGTCAGATCGTGCAGCAGTGTACGGGCAACCTGTCGCAGGCGGCGGCGCAGCTTGGGATCTCCCGCAGTACGCTGTACCGCAAGCTGACGCAGTTCGGGCTGAAACGGCAGATGCTGATTGACGTAAGATAAGACAGATGTGGTGCGACAGGTGTCGCGTAAACGGACGTTTTTGGTATTGAAAAATCGTATTCAGAACAGATTGATGTTGCAAAATCCTCCAATTTCGACTTGTTGTGTGTACCGACACTTTAACTATTAATCCCGAGGTTGTTATTCTCACAAAGCTTGTCCATGCACGTTGTACGCCGGAAGCGAGAATCTCGCACAGGAGAACAGGATTTCCCCGTATTAAGCGCGGAGCAGACGCATCACACCCCTACCTGTGTATGTCCGCATGCAGACAGGCAGAATGGCAATCGGAGTAAAAGAGATTTTTTGGAACATTATAAGCCAGGGTTCGTACGAAGGAAGGTGAAAGACGTGTACTGCATCGCTGTAATCCACGGTAGCCAGGGTCAGGGCACACGATCCGTACCAGGCTCGGAACCTGTGCAGTTCATCGATACCGACTGGATGATGAAGCTTTACGACCGAAAGAGCGATCACGCCTACCGAGGGAAAGTTAACGGTGAAGAGCTGGGAGGAATGCGCATGCGCAAAGCGGGCTGGACTGTATTCGCACTATTGTTGACGCCGCTACTGTCATCATTCATAGGTCATGCAGAAGCACAGACCCGCAGTGAATTGAACCAACTTAAACAGGAGATGCAGGCATTGCGAGAGGAAGTTCAAACGAAGAACGACATGATCAAACGGATGCAACAGCGCTTGGAAGCACTCGAAACGAAGATGCAGGCGGAAGTTCCGCGCCCCGTGGAAGAAAAAATGACGGCCCTGAAGCAAGAGATGAAGACTGAGATGGCCGCGAAGGCAGAAACCTCCCGACTGTCTGGGGGACAGGTCTTTTTCAAGGGAGGGTACACCCGCATGGACAGCCCGCGGAGCAACTCCCTCTTGACGGCCCAGGATGACTCCGATGACAGGAACGGCTTTAACGTAGGAGCCGGACTGGACCTCCCCCTGATGACGATCTTCAATAGCACGCTTTTAGGGGAAATCTATGTAGAGTACATTCAGACTCAACATACAACAGGTGATTCCGATGCTAAGGTTGAAACTCCACCGGATAAGGCCCTCGCGGAGGGGAGAGGATTAGAAAACATTCTCACCGTCGGTATCGCCCCGAAATTCCGCTTCGACAACCTTGGTTCGATCCGGCCATGGCTGGCCCCCTATCGGCCCTGGATCATTCCTGTGGGGTTGACCTTCAACGTCAACACCCCTGTCAACAAAGCCATTACCAACATCAGCGTCGGCGGGGTCACCGGTGTAGGGATTGAACGTCTGTTCTGGAACAATCGGCTCAGCCTCGGCGTCGACTTCCGATACTACTGGGGTCCTGATATTCCGGACGAAAATCTTAAGCATCTCACCACTGGGGGCTATGTCGGGATCAACTTCTAATGCCTCTCGAGTAGAGGAGGTACCCCGCAGGGCGCCTCCTCTACTCGTAATCTGACGATCACCCGGCTTGTCCCCTGGCAGCCTTTAGGGCGAGGAAGAATGTGGGATTATTCCAAACGTGGCCGGTTACTCGTTTCGCGGAGAATGGTATCTTGAGGAAGACGCATAGTGAGCAGGGGAGGACGACAGGCCTTTTTTGAGGGTTTCAACTTCCTTTTCCAGCTCCTGTAGACGTTCCAGGACGCATCGGATTGCTTTTTCAGCAGGGTCCGGCATATCAGTCATTTCTAGATCGATTGTCCGAGGGACCCGTTTGCCATCGCGATAGATGACCTGCCCTGGCACGCCCACGACGAGCGAGTTGGGGGGAACCTCCTTGACCACCACGGAGCCTGAGCCGATACGGCTGTTATCCCCCACCTTGATCGCTCCAAGGATTGTAGCTCCCGCACCGATCACGACACCGTTGCCGATCGTCGGATGTCGCTTCTTTTTCTCCAGGCTGGTACCGCCAAGCGTCACGCCCTGATAGATGGTCACATCTTCACCGATCTCACAGGTCTCGCCGATGACAACTCCGAGGCCATGATCAATGAAGAGGCCAGGCCCGAGACTCGCCCCAGGATGGATTTCAACTCCGGTCAGGAATCGGCCTATATGTGAGATGAAGCGGCCGAAGGTCTTCAGGTTGCCGTTCCAGAACCAGTGCGCAACGCGGTGGATGTACAGGGCATGCAGGCCGGGATAACACACGAGGACCTCCAGCGCGCTACGAGCCGCTGGATCCCG
The nucleotide sequence above comes from Candidatus Methylomirabilis tolerans. Encoded proteins:
- the cysE gene encoding serine O-acetyltransferase, with product MFTILKRDIRAALERDPAARSALEVLVCYPGLHALYIHRVAHWFWNGNLKTFGRFISHIGRFLTGVEIHPGASLGPGLFIDHGLGVVIGETCEIGEDVTIYQGVTLGGTSLEKKKRHPTIGNGVVIGAGATILGAIKVGDNSRIGSGSVVVKEVPPNSLVVGVPGQVIYRDGKRVPRTIDLEMTDMPDPAEKAIRCVLERLQELEKEVETLKKGLSSSPAHYASSSRYHSPRNE